In Nocardia sputorum, a single genomic region encodes these proteins:
- a CDS encoding MarR family winged helix-turn-helix transcriptional regulator — MHEVGDGMLRSRFRTAEESPGLLLWQVTNRWQAAQRAALAPFDLTHVQFVLLASLTYLAAGRTDPVRQRDLADYAATDPMMTSQVLRALAQKKLIERRDHPTDRRAKALVATAAGVALVNRAIVAVEACDAEFFGPLDDRTSAFVRSLRLLRDR, encoded by the coding sequence ATGCACGAAGTGGGGGACGGAATGCTGCGCTCCAGATTCCGCACAGCCGAGGAAAGCCCCGGCCTGCTGCTGTGGCAGGTGACCAATCGCTGGCAGGCCGCGCAGCGGGCGGCGCTCGCCCCTTTCGACCTGACCCACGTGCAATTCGTGCTGCTGGCTTCGCTCACCTATCTCGCGGCGGGCCGCACGGATCCGGTCCGGCAACGTGACCTGGCCGACTACGCCGCCACCGATCCGATGATGACCTCCCAGGTACTGCGCGCGCTGGCGCAGAAGAAATTGATCGAACGCCGCGACCACCCGACCGATCGCCGGGCCAAGGCCCTGGTTGCCACCGCAGCCGGCGTCGCGCTGGTCAACCGGGCCATCGTCGCGGTCGAGGCGTGTGACGCGGAGTTCTTCGGCCCGCTCGATGATCGGACGAGCGCCTTCGTGCGTTCCCTACGGTTGCTGCGCGACCGCTGA
- a CDS encoding ATP-dependent DNA helicase UvrD2: MMDRVPALDLADLDPEQAAAVRAPRGPVCVLAGAGTGKTRTITYRIAHLIAQGQVKADQVLAVTFTARAAGELRTRLRALGLGGEATQVQARTFHAAALRQLKYFWPQIVGDVPWRLIDAKFPIVAQAAHRAGLSTATDSVRDLLSEIEWSKGSLIAPEDYVAAVAKQRRETPYEALRVADVYAGYEKLKATPDGLLLDFDDLLLHTAAALEDYPAVADEFRGRYRSFVVDEYQDVTPLQQRVLDAWLGDRDDLTVVGDANQTIYSFTGATPSYLLDFSRRFPEATVVRLERDYRSTPQVVSLANRVIGAARGRIAGTRLQLIGQRADGPEPVFAEYDDVPAEAAAVAEAIGRLIQAGTPAAEIAVLYRINAQSESYEQALTERGIPYQVRGGEGFFARAEVRQAVQALRQAASRDDLPDQSRSGSALVTLVRAVLAPLGLTATEPAGAQARERWASLVALVRLTEELVGHDDRLDLPGLLRELATRAEARHPPTVQGVTLASLHAAKGLEWDAVFLVGLSDGTMPIAHVLADDGSVADAAALEEERRLLYVGVTRAREHLRLSWALARNEGGRRTRRRSRFLSGLLPDDSPASRIAAPPKAANGVRPTCRVCAKPLIGTYATMLGRCRRCPAELDAELLAALRDWRAEKAEALRVREFVVFTDTTLTAIAEQLPADDAALAAIAGIGAKKIDQFGADVLAIVASRIRSTSQNRR; encoded by the coding sequence ATGATGGACCGCGTGCCCGCTCTCGACCTCGCAGACCTCGATCCCGAGCAGGCCGCCGCCGTGCGCGCCCCGCGCGGTCCGGTGTGCGTGCTCGCGGGCGCGGGTACCGGCAAGACCAGGACCATCACCTATCGCATCGCGCATCTGATCGCGCAGGGGCAGGTCAAGGCGGACCAGGTGCTCGCGGTGACGTTCACCGCGCGGGCGGCGGGGGAGTTGCGCACCCGGCTACGGGCCCTCGGCCTCGGCGGCGAAGCGACCCAGGTGCAGGCACGGACGTTCCACGCGGCGGCGTTGCGGCAGCTGAAGTATTTCTGGCCGCAGATCGTCGGTGACGTGCCGTGGCGGCTGATCGACGCCAAGTTCCCGATCGTCGCGCAGGCGGCGCACCGGGCCGGGCTGTCCACGGCCACCGACAGCGTCCGCGACCTGCTGAGCGAAATCGAGTGGTCGAAGGGCTCGCTCATCGCGCCGGAGGACTACGTGGCGGCGGTCGCGAAGCAGCGGCGCGAGACACCCTATGAGGCATTGCGTGTCGCCGATGTCTACGCGGGTTACGAGAAGCTCAAGGCGACGCCGGACGGGTTGCTGCTGGATTTCGATGACCTGCTGCTGCACACGGCGGCCGCCTTGGAGGACTACCCGGCCGTGGCCGACGAGTTCCGCGGCCGCTACCGCAGCTTCGTCGTCGACGAGTACCAGGACGTCACGCCGCTGCAACAGCGCGTGCTCGACGCGTGGCTCGGCGACCGCGACGACCTGACCGTCGTCGGCGACGCCAACCAGACGATCTATTCGTTCACCGGCGCAACGCCGAGCTATCTGCTCGACTTCTCCCGTCGCTTCCCCGAGGCCACGGTGGTCCGTCTGGAACGCGACTATCGCTCGACCCCGCAGGTGGTGTCGCTGGCCAATCGGGTGATCGGAGCGGCGCGCGGGCGCATCGCGGGTACCAGGCTGCAATTGATCGGCCAGCGAGCCGACGGACCGGAGCCGGTTTTCGCCGAATACGACGACGTGCCCGCAGAGGCCGCGGCAGTGGCGGAGGCGATCGGCCGGCTCATCCAGGCGGGCACACCGGCCGCCGAGATCGCCGTGCTCTATCGGATCAACGCGCAGTCGGAGAGCTACGAGCAGGCGCTCACCGAACGTGGCATTCCCTACCAGGTGCGCGGCGGCGAGGGCTTCTTCGCGCGTGCCGAGGTGAGGCAGGCCGTGCAGGCGTTGCGGCAGGCCGCGTCCCGCGACGATCTGCCCGACCAGTCGCGCAGCGGCAGTGCCCTGGTCACCCTGGTTCGCGCGGTGCTCGCCCCGCTCGGTCTCACCGCCACCGAGCCCGCGGGCGCCCAGGCGCGCGAACGCTGGGCCTCGCTGGTGGCGCTGGTGCGGCTGACCGAGGAGCTGGTCGGCCACGACGACCGGCTCGACCTGCCCGGGCTGCTGCGCGAGCTCGCGACCCGCGCCGAGGCGAGGCATCCACCCACCGTGCAGGGGGTCACGCTGGCCTCGCTGCACGCCGCCAAGGGCCTGGAGTGGGACGCGGTGTTTCTCGTCGGCCTCTCCGACGGCACCATGCCGATCGCGCACGTCCTCGCCGACGACGGCTCGGTCGCCGACGCGGCGGCGCTCGAGGAGGAACGGCGGCTGCTCTACGTAGGAGTCACCAGGGCGCGCGAACATCTGCGGCTGTCCTGGGCGCTGGCCAGGAACGAAGGCGGTAGGCGCACCCGGCGCCGTTCCCGGTTCCTCAGCGGCCTCCTCCCCGACGATTCGCCCGCGTCGCGGATCGCGGCCCCGCCGAAGGCCGCGAACGGCGTCCGCCCGACCTGCCGGGTCTGCGCGAAACCGCTGATCGGCACGTACGCGACCATGCTCGGGCGCTGCCGTCGCTGCCCGGCCGAACTGGACGCCGAATTGCTTGCGGCACTGCGTGATTGGCGTGCGGAGAAGGCGGAGGCGCTGCGGGTCCGCGAATTCGTCGTGTTCACCGACACCACGCTCACCGCGATCGCCGAACAACTGCCCGCCGACGACGCCGCCTTGGCCGCGATCGCGGGCATCGGCGCGAAGAAGATCGACCAGTTCGGCGCCGACGTACTGGCCATCGTCGCGTCCCGGATTCGATCCACATCACAAAACCGCAGGTAG
- a CDS encoding WhiB family transcriptional regulator, with amino-acid sequence MFTAQGWPQATTDVTCRTVASTTRTQEIAKVLPCRAGDPDLWFAESPVQLEQAKALCATCPIRKGCLSAAMDRREPWGVWGGEIFDQGVVIARKRPRGRPRKVAVPA; translated from the coding sequence GTGTTCACCGCACAGGGTTGGCCGCAGGCCACTACTGACGTGACATGCCGAACCGTGGCGTCGACTACTCGGACCCAGGAGATCGCCAAGGTCCTGCCCTGCCGTGCTGGAGATCCGGACCTCTGGTTCGCCGAGAGCCCGGTCCAGTTGGAGCAGGCCAAGGCGCTGTGCGCGACCTGCCCGATCCGCAAGGGCTGCCTGAGCGCCGCCATGGATCGTCGTGAGCCGTGGGGTGTTTGGGGCGGGGAGATCTTCGACCAGGGTGTCGTGATCGCCCGCAAGCGTCCCCGTGGTCGTCCGCGCAAGGTCGCGGTCCCGGCATGA
- a CDS encoding ABC1 kinase family protein, whose amino-acid sequence MSEIVRRRSSRNAKLAKIPLGIAGRAAVGFGKKLAGGDKSEINAQLNQKAAEQLFTVLGELKGGAMKFGQALSVMEAAVPEEFGEHYREALTKLQAAAPPMPAATVHRVLDQQLGTQWRTRFREFDDSPAASASIGQVHRAVWSDGRTVAVKVQYPGADEALRADLKTLSRMSGLVASVIPGADVKPILAEITERTEEELDYRNEAANQRAFAKGFDGHGEIVVPKVVASAPKVIVTEWLDGVAVSSIIKQGAEDPAGTLALRNRVAGLMGRFHFSSPEVVGLLHADPHPGNFMMLPDGRLAVIDFGACAPMPDGFPPVLGRMLALAVEERFAELTELLYDHGWVIPGRVVTHQEIADYLRPFTDPIQTDSFHFTRRWMQRVAGKASELSSPEMKTARALQLPAEYVMIFRVLGGSVGILAQLDAELPFMQLVRTWMPGFREERNSA is encoded by the coding sequence GTGTCTGAGATCGTGCGCCGTCGCTCGTCCCGTAACGCCAAGCTGGCCAAGATTCCGCTCGGCATCGCCGGTCGGGCGGCCGTGGGGTTCGGCAAGAAGCTCGCCGGAGGCGACAAGTCCGAGATCAACGCGCAGCTCAATCAGAAGGCCGCCGAGCAGCTGTTCACGGTCCTGGGTGAGCTGAAGGGCGGCGCGATGAAGTTCGGGCAGGCACTCAGCGTGATGGAGGCCGCGGTACCGGAGGAGTTCGGCGAGCACTACCGGGAGGCACTCACCAAACTGCAGGCCGCCGCGCCGCCGATGCCGGCCGCCACCGTCCACCGGGTGCTCGACCAGCAGCTCGGCACCCAATGGCGTACCCGCTTCCGCGAGTTCGACGACAGCCCGGCGGCGTCGGCCAGCATCGGGCAGGTGCACCGGGCGGTGTGGTCGGACGGGCGCACCGTCGCGGTGAAGGTGCAGTACCCCGGCGCCGACGAGGCGCTGCGCGCGGACCTCAAAACGTTGTCCCGGATGTCCGGTCTGGTCGCGTCCGTGATCCCCGGGGCGGACGTCAAGCCGATCCTCGCCGAGATCACCGAACGCACCGAGGAAGAGTTGGACTACCGCAACGAAGCGGCCAACCAGCGCGCCTTCGCCAAGGGCTTCGACGGGCACGGCGAGATCGTGGTGCCGAAGGTGGTGGCGAGCGCGCCGAAGGTGATCGTCACCGAATGGCTGGACGGTGTCGCCGTCTCCTCGATCATCAAGCAGGGCGCCGAGGATCCCGCGGGCACCCTCGCGCTGCGCAACCGTGTCGCGGGACTGATGGGCCGGTTCCACTTCTCGTCCCCCGAGGTCGTCGGGCTCCTGCATGCCGACCCACACCCGGGCAATTTCATGATGCTGCCCGACGGCAGGCTCGCGGTGATCGATTTCGGCGCCTGCGCGCCGATGCCCGACGGCTTTCCGCCGGTGTTGGGCCGGATGCTGGCCCTCGCGGTCGAGGAGCGCTTCGCCGAACTCACCGAACTGCTGTACGACCACGGCTGGGTGATCCCCGGCCGGGTGGTCACCCACCAGGAGATCGCCGACTACCTGCGGCCGTTCACCGACCCGATCCAGACCGACTCGTTCCACTTCACCCGCAGATGGATGCAGCGGGTGGCGGGCAAGGCTTCGGAGTTGTCCAGCCCGGAAATGAAAACCGCACGGGCACTGCAACTTCCGGCCGAGTACGTGATGATCTTCCGCGTGCTCGGCGGCTCCGTAGGCATCCTGGCGCAACTCGACGCCGAGCTGCCGTTCATGCAACTCGTCCGCACCTGGATGCCCGGCTTCCGCGAGGAGCGCAATTCCGCTTGA
- a CDS encoding zinc-dependent metalloprotease, whose amino-acid sequence MNDLPFGFSNRDDDDRKRGDEPSGPGPNDPFGFGIGGSGAGGFDPAQLGQMLTSLGQMLSGMGQPGSAQAGPVNYDVAKRLARQQLGSAVAPVTAGAASAVADAAHLAELWLDSATTLPAGAGKTVAWTANDWIEQTLSTWQRLCDPVAEQISGMWTAALPEEARQFAAPMVGMLGQMGGLAFGSQLGQALGQLAKEVLTSTDIGLPLGPTGTAALLPAAISEFSAGLEQPESEILVFLAAREAAHQRLFAHVPWLRQQVLGAVEDYARGIRMDFSAMEQAAQGIDPMSLTDPAKLEEILAQGTFEPQTTPEQKQALERLETLLALIEGWVQVVVADAVGDRLPGAGALAETLRRRRATGGPAEQTFATLVGLELRPRKLREAAALWRRLTDDAGMTARDRVWAHPDLLPDSDDLDSPAGFIDSVIGGGAAVFDDPLAQLAETEAREQAARERKDDDGGTDLGEEGGASS is encoded by the coding sequence ATGAACGACCTCCCCTTCGGATTCTCGAACCGCGACGACGACGATCGCAAGCGCGGTGACGAGCCGAGCGGTCCCGGCCCGAACGATCCGTTCGGGTTCGGTATCGGTGGGTCCGGCGCGGGCGGATTCGACCCGGCGCAGCTCGGGCAGATGCTGACCTCGCTCGGCCAGATGCTCAGCGGCATGGGTCAGCCGGGCTCCGCGCAGGCCGGGCCGGTGAACTACGACGTCGCCAAGCGGCTGGCCCGTCAACAGCTCGGCTCGGCCGTCGCCCCGGTGACCGCGGGCGCCGCGAGCGCCGTGGCCGACGCCGCGCACCTCGCCGAACTCTGGCTCGACAGCGCGACCACCCTCCCCGCCGGTGCAGGCAAGACCGTGGCGTGGACCGCCAACGATTGGATCGAGCAGACCCTGTCCACCTGGCAGCGCCTGTGCGACCCGGTCGCCGAGCAGATCTCGGGGATGTGGACCGCGGCGCTGCCGGAGGAGGCCAGGCAGTTCGCCGCGCCGATGGTCGGCATGCTGGGCCAGATGGGCGGTCTGGCGTTCGGTTCGCAGCTCGGCCAGGCGCTCGGGCAACTCGCCAAAGAGGTGCTGACCTCCACCGACATCGGCCTCCCGCTCGGGCCCACCGGCACCGCGGCGCTGCTGCCCGCGGCGATCTCGGAATTCAGCGCGGGGCTGGAACAGCCGGAGAGCGAGATCCTGGTGTTCCTCGCCGCGCGAGAAGCCGCTCACCAGCGCCTGTTCGCGCACGTGCCGTGGCTGCGCCAGCAGGTGCTCGGCGCGGTCGAGGACTACGCGCGCGGCATCCGGATGGACTTCTCCGCGATGGAGCAGGCCGCGCAGGGCATCGACCCGATGTCGCTGACCGATCCCGCGAAGCTCGAGGAGATCCTGGCGCAGGGCACCTTCGAGCCGCAGACCACACCCGAGCAGAAGCAGGCGCTGGAACGCCTGGAAACGCTGCTGGCGCTCATCGAGGGCTGGGTGCAGGTGGTGGTGGCCGACGCCGTCGGCGACCGGTTGCCCGGCGCGGGCGCGCTGGCTGAGACGCTGCGCAGGCGGCGGGCCACCGGCGGCCCCGCGGAGCAGACCTTCGCGACGCTGGTCGGCCTGGAATTGCGTCCGCGCAAGCTGCGTGAGGCGGCCGCGTTGTGGCGCAGGCTCACCGACGACGCGGGCATGACCGCGCGCGACCGCGTGTGGGCGCACCCGGACCTCCTGCCGGATTCCGACGATCTGGACTCCCCCGCGGGCTTCATCGACTCGGTGATCGGCGGCGGCGCGGCCGTGTTCGACGATCCGCTCGCGCAACTAGCCGAAACCGAGGCCCGCGAGCAGGCCGCGCGCGAACGCAAGGACGACGACGGCGGCACCGACCTGGGCGAAGAGGGCGGCGCATCGTCCTGA
- a CDS encoding YlbL family protein: MNRRILTLVAALIPVLVLGVAGSVLTVPYVALGPGPTFNTLGQVDGKEVVDVRGTEVDPTTGHLNMTTVSVRDGLSIFEAFGFWASGKHGLVPRSEVYPPGVSREEIDKSNQEDFKDSEGNAEVAALHYLNLPTVVLLRKVADDGPAHDALRAGDELVSINGTPVATPKDVVTAVGAQAPGSTLTVVYRRDNAEQTATIVLGARPGDPAKGYLGVTPGEGARPPMQVAFNLADIGGPSAGLMFSLALIDKLTPGELDSGKFVAGTGTIDQDGKVGPIGGIQYKMMAAREAGAETFLVPAANCNEAKQRTPDGLRLVRVENLTGAVQSLNEISAGKEPVSCG; encoded by the coding sequence GTGAATCGTCGGATCCTCACCCTGGTCGCCGCTCTGATCCCGGTGCTCGTGCTCGGTGTCGCCGGCAGTGTGCTGACTGTGCCGTACGTCGCACTCGGTCCCGGGCCCACCTTCAACACCCTCGGCCAAGTGGACGGCAAGGAAGTCGTCGACGTCCGGGGCACCGAGGTCGATCCGACCACGGGCCATCTCAACATGACCACGGTGTCGGTGCGGGACGGGCTGAGCATCTTCGAGGCGTTCGGCTTCTGGGCCAGCGGCAAGCACGGCCTGGTGCCGCGCTCGGAGGTCTATCCGCCGGGCGTGTCCCGGGAGGAGATCGACAAGTCCAACCAGGAGGACTTCAAGGACTCCGAGGGCAACGCCGAGGTCGCCGCCCTGCACTACCTGAACCTGCCCACGGTCGTGCTGCTGCGCAAGGTGGCCGACGACGGGCCCGCCCATGACGCGCTGCGTGCCGGTGACGAACTGGTCAGCATCAACGGCACCCCGGTCGCGACGCCCAAGGACGTCGTCACCGCGGTCGGGGCCCAGGCGCCCGGCAGCACGCTGACCGTGGTGTACCGGCGCGACAACGCCGAGCAGACCGCGACGATCGTCCTCGGCGCCCGCCCCGGCGACCCGGCCAAGGGCTACCTCGGCGTGACGCCGGGCGAGGGCGCCCGCCCGCCGATGCAGGTGGCCTTCAACCTCGCCGACATCGGCGGCCCCTCGGCGGGCCTGATGTTCAGCCTGGCCCTGATCGACAAGCTCACCCCCGGCGAGCTGGACAGCGGCAAATTCGTGGCGGGCACCGGGACCATTGATCAGGACGGCAAGGTCGGCCCGATCGGCGGCATCCAGTACAAGATGATGGCCGCGCGGGAGGCCGGTGCGGAGACCTTCCTGGTTCCCGCCGCCAACTGCAACGAAGCCAAGCAGCGGACCCCGGACGGCCTGCGGCTGGTGCGCGTCGAGAACCTCACCGGCGCCGTGCAGTCGCTCAACGAGATCAGCGCGGGCAAGGAGCCGGTCAGCTGCGGCTGA
- a CDS encoding PPA1309 family protein — translation MTPDLHAELVLARSVREVAEFVDAEGWGRPPQMFALVPTADLVAAQPELEDQLDGGDELTPVAQEAFPDDITGGSIALDEFLATTSWPPAVRGCVLVQEIVVLPPDAESTLDDALAPLLADHDAADAAARAAAEAHPERREARLFAAVLRDGASLCLLQLRPEDDADDFGDLDLRTYPNLAPNLVEALHHTLE, via the coding sequence GTGACCCCAGACCTGCACGCCGAACTCGTCCTTGCCCGATCCGTCCGGGAGGTGGCGGAATTCGTCGACGCCGAGGGGTGGGGCCGTCCCCCGCAGATGTTCGCCCTGGTGCCGACCGCGGACCTGGTCGCGGCGCAGCCGGAACTGGAGGACCAGCTCGACGGCGGCGACGAGCTGACGCCGGTCGCCCAGGAGGCTTTCCCGGACGACATCACCGGCGGCTCGATCGCGTTGGACGAATTCCTGGCCACCACCAGCTGGCCGCCCGCGGTCCGGGGTTGCGTGCTGGTGCAGGAGATCGTGGTGCTGCCGCCGGACGCCGAATCGACGCTCGACGACGCGCTCGCCCCGCTGCTGGCCGACCATGACGCGGCCGACGCGGCCGCGCGCGCCGCCGCCGAAGCGCACCCGGAGCGCCGGGAGGCCCGGTTGTTCGCCGCGGTGCTGCGCGACGGCGCGTCGCTGTGCCTGCTGCAGCTGCGCCCCGAGGACGACGCCGACGATTTCGGCGATCTCGACCTGCGCACCTACCCCAACCTGGCACCGAATCTGGTCGAGGCGCTGCACCATACGCTCGAGTGA
- a CDS encoding UPF0182 family protein, which translates to MGMRPPTGLPSLSRRSRVLLVAAIVLAALLLLGPRLTDTYTNWLWFGEVGFRNVYLTVLRTRVLLFLAVAAFVGLVVWLALLLAYRSRPVFVPVAGPNDPIARYRTTVMSRLRLFGVGIPVLLGLLSGLVAQSNWVTVQLFLNGGSFGEKDPEFGLDVGFYAFDLPFYRMVLNWLFVAVVIAFFASLVTHYVFGGLRLTGREGTLTRAARIQLALLAGTFVLLKAIAYWFDRYELLSSSRKEPTFTGGSFTDINAVLPAKLILLSIAVICALAFFAGIVLRDLRVPAMAAALLVLSSILVGAVWPLVVEQFSVRPNAADKESEYIERNIAATRQAFGITNDRIDYKDYKGESSKSPLEVPVDAATIGNARLLDPNILSPTFTQLRQLKNFYGFPESLDIDRYNLDGDVQDYIVAARELSPAALSGNQTDWINRHTVYTHGNGFVAAPANRVNKPPSDDPNAAGGSGDGGYPIFMVSDLFTPADKQRIKVDQPRVYFGELISQANPDYAIVGATDGQRPREYDSDVAQYTYTGKGGVPIGNWFNRLAFAAKYAERNILFSSAIAEDSKIIFNRSPRERVQKVAPWLTTDGNAYPAVVDGRIVWIVDAYTTLDNYPYAQTTSLEGALEDSIDKKTGRLLPRKEVSYIRNSVKATVDAYDGSVTLYEVDSSDPVLKAWRGVFPGAVKPESEISPELRAHFRYPEDLFKVQREMLSKYHVDDPREFFTNNAFWSVPADPTTEGGTTANQPPYYVLLGDPKTNKPTFNLTSAMTGYNRPYLAAYISVRSDPDGYGKFTILRLPTDTQTLGPQQTQNRMTTSPDVSREKTLLSNSNKIKYGNLLTLPVADGGILYVEPFYNERNTGPNTATFPQLLRVLVSYRDEAGNVKVGYASTLTDALNQVIPGAGTLATPFGGDSGTRPKPGTAPAPAEGNNGTGAASTPPPASVPPPAPGSSSAKDAAAAELNRKIENVRNAMRSGNFQDFGRALDELEAAVKAYQDAGR; encoded by the coding sequence GTGGGCATGCGGCCCCCCACCGGCTTACCTTCGCTGTCCCGACGCAGCCGTGTGCTGCTGGTGGCGGCCATCGTCCTCGCGGCGTTGCTGCTGCTCGGGCCGCGGCTGACGGACACCTACACGAATTGGCTGTGGTTCGGCGAGGTCGGCTTCCGCAACGTGTACCTCACGGTGTTGCGGACCCGGGTCCTGCTATTCCTGGCCGTGGCGGCCTTCGTCGGGCTGGTGGTCTGGCTGGCGCTGCTGCTGGCCTACCGGTCCAGGCCGGTGTTCGTGCCGGTGGCGGGCCCGAACGATCCCATCGCGCGCTACCGCACCACGGTGATGAGCAGGCTGCGGCTGTTCGGCGTCGGCATCCCGGTGCTGCTCGGCCTCCTGTCGGGTCTGGTGGCGCAGTCGAACTGGGTGACGGTGCAGCTGTTCCTCAACGGCGGATCGTTCGGCGAGAAGGACCCGGAATTCGGCCTCGACGTCGGGTTCTACGCCTTCGACCTGCCCTTCTACCGCATGGTGCTGAACTGGCTGTTCGTCGCGGTGGTCATCGCGTTCTTCGCCAGCCTGGTCACCCACTACGTCTTCGGCGGGCTGCGCCTGACCGGCCGCGAGGGCACGCTCACCCGCGCCGCGCGGATCCAGCTGGCGCTGCTGGCCGGAACCTTCGTGCTGCTCAAGGCGATCGCGTACTGGTTCGACCGATACGAACTGCTCTCCAGCAGCCGGAAGGAACCCACCTTCACCGGCGGGTCGTTCACCGACATCAACGCGGTGCTGCCCGCCAAGCTCATCCTGCTGTCCATCGCGGTGATCTGCGCGCTGGCCTTCTTCGCCGGCATCGTGCTGCGCGATCTGCGGGTGCCCGCGATGGCCGCCGCGCTGCTGGTGCTGTCCTCGATCCTGGTCGGCGCGGTGTGGCCGCTGGTGGTCGAACAGTTCTCCGTGCGGCCCAACGCCGCGGACAAGGAGAGCGAGTACATCGAACGCAACATCGCCGCCACCAGGCAGGCGTTCGGCATCACCAACGACCGGATCGATTACAAGGACTACAAGGGCGAGAGCAGCAAGAGCCCGCTCGAGGTGCCGGTGGACGCCGCGACCATCGGCAACGCCAGGCTGCTGGACCCGAACATCCTCTCGCCCACCTTCACGCAGCTGCGCCAGCTGAAGAACTTCTACGGCTTCCCGGAGTCGCTGGACATCGACCGCTACAACCTCGACGGTGACGTGCAGGACTACATCGTCGCCGCCCGGGAGCTCTCGCCCGCGGCGCTGAGCGGCAACCAGACCGACTGGATCAACCGGCACACCGTGTACACCCACGGCAACGGCTTCGTCGCCGCTCCCGCCAACCGGGTGAACAAGCCGCCGTCGGACGATCCGAACGCCGCGGGCGGCAGCGGCGACGGCGGTTACCCGATCTTCATGGTGAGCGACCTGTTCACGCCCGCGGACAAGCAGCGGATCAAGGTGGACCAGCCGCGGGTGTATTTCGGGGAGCTGATCTCGCAGGCCAACCCGGACTACGCGATCGTCGGCGCGACGGACGGCCAGCGTCCGCGCGAATACGACTCGGACGTCGCGCAATACACCTACACCGGCAAGGGCGGCGTGCCGATCGGCAACTGGTTCAACCGCCTCGCCTTCGCGGCCAAGTACGCCGAGCGCAACATCCTGTTCTCCTCCGCCATCGCCGAGGACTCGAAGATCATCTTCAACCGCAGCCCGCGCGAACGGGTGCAGAAGGTCGCGCCATGGCTGACCACCGACGGGAACGCCTATCCCGCGGTTGTCGACGGGCGGATCGTCTGGATCGTGGACGCCTACACCACACTGGACAACTACCCGTACGCGCAGACCACCTCGCTGGAGGGCGCGCTGGAGGACAGCATCGACAAGAAGACCGGGCGGTTGCTGCCGCGCAAGGAGGTCAGCTACATCCGCAACTCGGTGAAAGCGACGGTCGACGCGTACGACGGCAGCGTCACGCTCTACGAGGTGGACTCGTCGGACCCGGTGCTGAAGGCCTGGCGCGGAGTGTTCCCGGGCGCGGTGAAGCCGGAGAGCGAGATCTCGCCGGAACTGCGGGCGCACTTCCGCTACCCGGAGGATCTGTTCAAGGTGCAGCGCGAGATGCTGTCGAAGTATCACGTGGACGATCCCCGAGAGTTCTTCACCAACAACGCCTTCTGGTCGGTGCCCGCCGATCCGACCACCGAGGGCGGCACCACCGCCAACCAGCCGCCGTATTACGTGCTGCTCGGCGACCCGAAAACCAACAAGCCGACGTTCAATTTGACCAGCGCGATGACCGGCTACAACCGGCCTTATCTCGCCGCCTATATCTCGGTGCGCTCCGACCCGGACGGGTACGGCAAATTCACGATTCTCCGATTGCCCACGGACACACAGACATTGGGTCCGCAGCAGACGCAGAACCGGATGACGACCTCGCCGGATGTGTCACGCGAGAAGACGCTGCTGTCGAATTCGAACAAAATCAAATATGGCAATCTGCTGACCTTGCCGGTCGCCGACGGCGGCATTCTCTACGTGGAGCCGTTCTACAACGAACGCAACACCGGGCCGAACACGGCGACCTTCCCGCAGCTGCTGCGGGTGCTGGTGAGCTATCGGGACGAGGCGGGCAACGTCAAGGTGGGCTACGCCTCGACCTTGACGGACGCGCTGAACCAGGTCATCCCGGGCGCGGGCACGCTGGCGACACCGTTCGGCGGTGACTCGGGCACCAGGCCGAAGCCGGGCACCGCTCCGGCGCCCGCCGAGGGCAACAACGGGACCGGCGCCGCGTCGACCCCGCCGCCCGCGTCGGTGCCGCCGCCCGCGCCGGGATCGTCCTCGGCCAAGGACGCCGCGGCGGCCGAGCTCAACCGCAAGATCGAGAACGTGCGAAACGCCATGCGCAGCGGGAACTTCCAGGACTTCGGCCGGGCGCTGGACGAGCTGGAAGCCGCCGTCAAGGCGTATCAGGACGCGGGTCGCTGA
- a CDS encoding transglycosylase family protein: MTENRKISTRAFGLAAITGALVAVPFAFSTASASAATHDWDGVAQCESGGNWGINTGNGYYGGLQFSQSTWAANGGKGSAHTASKEEQIRVAENVLATQGPGAWPSCGKYLRPGTSAPEPLVEAEELPAVPEPAQPAVSAAQSVIEQAESAAADLAEQYGVRDQLQQILSQNSALIDSLGR, encoded by the coding sequence ATGACTGAGAACCGGAAGATCAGCACCCGCGCCTTCGGCCTCGCCGCCATCACCGGCGCACTTGTTGCCGTCCCGTTCGCATTCTCCACCGCTTCCGCCTCCGCGGCGACCCACGACTGGGACGGCGTCGCGCAGTGTGAGAGCGGTGGCAACTGGGGGATCAACACCGGAAACGGCTACTACGGCGGCCTGCAGTTCTCGCAGAGCACCTGGGCGGCCAACGGTGGCAAGGGCTCGGCCCACACCGCGAGCAAGGAAGAGCAGATCCGCGTAGCGGAGAACGTGCTCGCCACCCAGGGCCCCGGCGCCTGGCCGTCCTGCGGCAAGTACCTGCGCCCGGGCACCTCCGCGCCCGAGCCGCTCGTCGAGGCGGAGGAACTCCCCGCCGTGCCCGAACCCGCCCAGCCCGCCGTGAGCGCCGCGCAGTCGGTGATCGAGCAGGCCGAGTCCGCCGCGGCCGACCTCGCCGAGCAGTACGGCGTGCGGGACCAGCTCCAGCAGATCCTCAGCCAGAACAGCGCGCTGATCGACTCGCTCGGTCGCTGA